One stretch of Oncorhynchus clarkii lewisi isolate Uvic-CL-2024 chromosome 1, UVic_Ocla_1.0, whole genome shotgun sequence DNA includes these proteins:
- the LOC139384191 gene encoding LOW QUALITY PROTEIN: leucine-rich repeat-containing protein 56-like (The sequence of the model RefSeq protein was modified relative to this genomic sequence to represent the inferred CDS: substituted 1 base at 1 genomic stop codon): MAKTRDLCKDIRDTIVDLHKAGMGFRTIGRQLGAYLPKLVQLKINNSMITSVGDLGTTLSHLQVLWISHCSLADLDGVPSSSLKELYVAYNRVSDMSQLSMLENLQLLDLEGNDVNDLVQVQYLGRRSQLCTLTLEGNPVCMHPHPNATQFEEEKGYCYRLAVRELVPQLHYLDYMCAEEKAGPGCTNSMGEDWALLRESIKDGSCVAMAQEERAASVSAYSRPSSGQRLANSLFSSHPSSRPVSARPLSAVDSRPLSRSXPLSGAGSRAFSPSGSRSGSADAGPASVDPDASVLTHGAGKILFCGNPVQALRARRQKMRTVSTPSTPPLHVLEHTYDLSEQDGHQRSDVFSELRAWREQHNMY, from the exons atggccaagaccagagatttgtgtaaggacatcagggatacaattgtagacctacacaaggctgggatgggcttcAGGACAATAGGCaggcagcttg GTGCCTACTTGCCCAAGCTGGTGCAGCTGAAAATTAACAACAGTATGATAACGTCAGTAGG GGACCTGGGAACCACGCTGTCTCACCTTCAGGTGCTGTGGATATCTCACTGCAGCCTGGCAGACCTGGATggtgtcccctcctcctctctcaag GAGCTGTATGTGGCCTACAACAGAGTGTCGGACATGAGTCAGTTGAGCATGCTGGAGAATCTACAGCTGTTGGACCTGGAAGGGAATGATGTGAATGACCTGGTGCAGGTGCAGTACCTGGGCCGGCGCTCCCAACTCTGCACGCTCACCCTAGAGGGAAACCCTGTCTGTATGCACCCCCACCCTAATGCCACACAG TTCGAGGAGGAAAAGGGTTACTGCTACCGGTTGGCGGTAAGGGAGCTGGTCCCACAGCTGCATTACCTAGACTACATGTGTGCAGAGGAGAAGGCAGGGCCTGGCTGCACCAACTCCATGGGGGAAGACTGGGCCCTGCTCAGAGAGTCCATCAAAGACGGCAGCTGCGTAGCGATggcacagg aggagagagcagccaGTGTGAGTGCCTACTCCAGACCCAGCTCTGGCCAGCGCCTAGCTAACAGCCTCTTCAGTTCCCATCCCTCCAGTCGACCGGTCAGTGCCAGGCCCCTCTCAGCAGTTGACTCCAGACCCCTTTCTAGGTCGTGACCCTTATCAGGGGCTGGATCCAGAGCCTTCTCTCCTTCCGGGTCCAGATCCGGTTCTGCTGATGCAGGTCCAGCCTCTGTGGACCCAGACGCTAGCGTTCTGACGCACG GTGCAGGGAAGATCTTGTTCTGTGGGAACCCTGTCCAGGCCCTCAGAGCCAGGCGACAGAAGATGAGG ACTGTGTCCACTCCAAGCACCCCACCCCTCCATGTTTTGGAGCACACATATGACCTTTCGGAGCAGGACGGACACCAGCGCAGCGACGTGTTCTCTGAGCTCAGGGCCTGGAGGGAACAGCATAACATGTACTGA